One Bradyrhizobium sp. CCGB12 genomic window carries:
- a CDS encoding MFS transporter — protein sequence MTAATGVSAAAERSTTARVVWASALGTAIEWYDFLIYGTAAALVFNKLFFPSFDPFVGTLAAFSTYAVGFVARPIGGAIIGHYGDRLGRKAMLVATMIAMGLGTFLIGCLPTYSQIGIWAPIFLVILRFIQGIGLGGEWSGAVVMVIEHAGNRRGFYGSLVQIGFPVGVAASTGIFGLVTQLPEADFLSWGWRVPFLISILLVGVGFIVRLKLAETPHFKEVVERKEVLAQPVLEVLRRDWRSCLLAIGITVSEVGLAYLLTVFTVVYATTKLGLPRQVILNAVVYAAIVEFATLPLAGWLSDIFGRKALYLAGGVFSVALAFPLFWFLDTREPALITFALVVTMTLTHALLFGPKAAFMPELFRTQVRYSGASLGANVAAALSGGFSPLIAAALLAWAGSYWAVSVYIIALSIVTIIATLMAPETARDALKS from the coding sequence ATGACGGCAGCAACGGGGGTCTCCGCGGCGGCGGAGAGATCGACGACGGCGCGTGTGGTGTGGGCGAGCGCGCTTGGCACCGCGATCGAATGGTACGACTTCCTGATCTACGGCACCGCCGCGGCGCTCGTGTTCAACAAGCTGTTCTTCCCGAGCTTCGACCCCTTCGTCGGCACGCTTGCGGCGTTCTCGACCTATGCGGTCGGCTTCGTCGCGCGGCCGATCGGCGGTGCGATCATCGGACATTATGGCGACCGGCTTGGGCGCAAGGCCATGCTGGTCGCGACCATGATCGCGATGGGGCTCGGCACCTTCCTGATCGGCTGCCTGCCGACCTACAGCCAGATCGGCATCTGGGCGCCGATCTTTCTCGTCATCCTGCGCTTCATCCAGGGCATTGGCCTCGGGGGCGAATGGAGCGGCGCAGTCGTGATGGTGATCGAGCACGCCGGCAACCGCCGCGGCTTCTACGGCAGCCTGGTGCAGATCGGCTTTCCAGTCGGCGTCGCCGCCTCCACCGGCATCTTCGGCCTGGTGACGCAATTGCCCGAGGCGGACTTCTTGAGCTGGGGTTGGCGGGTGCCGTTCCTGATCAGCATTTTGCTGGTCGGTGTTGGCTTCATCGTGCGGCTCAAGCTTGCGGAGACGCCGCACTTCAAGGAGGTGGTCGAGCGTAAGGAAGTGCTGGCGCAGCCGGTGCTTGAGGTGCTGCGCCGCGACTGGCGCAGCTGCCTGCTTGCGATCGGCATCACGGTCTCCGAAGTCGGCCTCGCTTATCTCCTCACCGTCTTCACGGTTGTTTACGCCACAACAAAACTCGGCCTGCCGCGGCAGGTGATCCTGAACGCGGTGGTCTATGCCGCGATCGTCGAGTTCGCGACGCTGCCGCTCGCCGGCTGGCTCTCCGACATTTTCGGCCGCAAGGCGCTGTATCTGGCCGGTGGCGTGTTCTCCGTGGCACTGGCGTTTCCGCTGTTCTGGTTCCTCGACACCCGGGAGCCGGCGCTGATCACCTTCGCGCTCGTCGTCACGATGACGCTGACCCACGCGCTGCTGTTCGGGCCGAAGGCGGCCTTCATGCCGGAGCTGTTCCGCACCCAGGTGCGCTACAGCGGTGCTTCGCTCGGCGCCAATGTCGCGGCCGCGCTCAGCGGCGGCTTCTCCCCGCTGATCGCGGCCGCGCTGCTCGCTTGGGCCGGCTCGTACTGGGCAGTGTCGGTCTACATCATCGCGCTGTCGATCGTCACGATCATCGCAACGCTGATGGCACCCGAGACGGCGCGGGACGCGCTGAAATCCTGA
- a CDS encoding LysR family transcriptional regulator has translation MDLVWLEDFLAIAEEGGFSRAAQRRHVTQPALSRRIRSLEEWLGTPLFERSTHTITLTPAGESFRPVAEDVLRRVLVGREEALEVARLKAETITFAATHALSQTFFPEWIRNSDSARADSAVQLVASNFAGCEKLLLDAQAHFLLAHHHPSLATRLDMERFQRFELSSDLLIPISAPMTKPSRGARRGKARPRYALPGTADAPLPYLAYHPGSGVGRIVTSFLAVQEPAAFLVPSFAAPVMLLVDMAREGRGITWAAQSLVQADLDSGRLMRAGGADWTIDITVSLFRPRARMTRAAENFWNAVRKGRPAGKSTAAPRTR, from the coding sequence ATGGACCTGGTCTGGCTGGAGGATTTCCTTGCCATCGCCGAGGAAGGCGGTTTCTCACGCGCCGCCCAGCGCCGACATGTGACCCAGCCGGCACTGAGCCGGCGCATCAGGTCGCTCGAGGAGTGGCTGGGCACGCCGCTGTTCGAACGCTCGACGCACACGATCACGCTGACACCGGCCGGCGAGAGCTTTCGCCCCGTTGCCGAAGACGTACTGCGCAGAGTTCTGGTCGGACGCGAGGAAGCTCTGGAGGTGGCACGGCTCAAGGCCGAGACCATCACCTTTGCGGCCACGCACGCGCTGTCGCAGACCTTCTTTCCGGAATGGATCCGCAATTCCGACAGCGCGCGGGCAGACTCCGCCGTGCAGCTCGTGGCCTCCAATTTTGCGGGCTGCGAAAAACTGTTGCTGGATGCGCAGGCCCACTTCCTGCTGGCTCATCATCATCCATCGCTAGCGACGCGGCTCGACATGGAGCGCTTCCAGCGCTTCGAGCTGTCGAGCGATCTCCTGATCCCGATCAGCGCGCCGATGACGAAGCCGTCGCGCGGCGCGCGCCGCGGCAAGGCCAGGCCGCGCTACGCCCTGCCCGGCACGGCCGATGCGCCGCTGCCCTATCTTGCCTATCACCCGGGCTCGGGCGTCGGGCGCATCGTCACGTCATTTCTCGCCGTGCAGGAGCCGGCGGCCTTTCTCGTTCCCAGCTTCGCCGCACCGGTCATGCTGCTGGTCGACATGGCGCGCGAAGGACGCGGCATCACCTGGGCCGCGCAGAGCCTGGTTCAGGCCGATCTCGACAGTGGCCGCCTGATGCGCGCCGGCGGGGCGGACTGGACCATAGACATCACGGTCTCCCTGTTCCGGCCGCGCGCCCGTATGACCCGCGCCGCCGAAAATTTCTGGAATGCGGTGCGCAAGGGCCGGCCGGCCGGAAAATCCACCGCAGCGCCGCGGACACGGTGA
- a CDS encoding cation:dicarboxylate symporter family transporter translates to MQIAAAPLSEPISSKPISSPASERRRKPLWREQYVLVVAGAALGALLGALFPAFAVELKPLGDCFISLIKMTIAPLIFLVVVTGIAQVGDMKAVGRIGLKAFAYFEAVTTVCLLISFVVVRWVQPGAGVAHATAQQAETVARYSQAHVGSLSAYIQHMIPESFVGAFAAGDVLQVLVLALLCGIGLLLLGEKAAPLRTGLERITELVFSVVHVVVALAPIGAFGAMAFTVAKFGAATLYALALLVGTAWAMMAFFIFVILGTICRLAGIRLMDLLRLLRNELLVVLGTSSSETAIPGMMEKLPKAGVGRAVAGLVIPSGYSFNLDGVALTLPLSTMFVAQVYGIELTAAQQLSLFVVMLFTSKGAAGVTGGAFAALAATVIAAGLPAEGLALLLGIDRFMSLARAITNTIGNAVAAIVVAKWDGEFNREDWARSAAQIQDVK, encoded by the coding sequence TTGCAGATCGCCGCAGCTCCGCTGTCTGAGCCCATCTCGTCAAAGCCCATATCGAGCCCGGCTTCCGAACGGCGCCGCAAGCCGCTCTGGCGCGAGCAATATGTCCTGGTGGTCGCCGGTGCGGCGCTCGGTGCGCTGCTCGGCGCCCTGTTTCCGGCCTTTGCGGTCGAGCTCAAGCCGCTCGGCGATTGTTTCATCTCGCTGATCAAGATGACGATCGCGCCGCTGATCTTCCTGGTCGTGGTTACCGGTATCGCCCAGGTCGGCGACATGAAGGCTGTCGGTCGCATCGGCCTCAAGGCCTTCGCCTATTTCGAGGCCGTGACGACCGTCTGCCTGCTGATCAGCTTCGTCGTCGTGCGCTGGGTACAGCCGGGCGCGGGCGTGGCCCATGCCACCGCGCAGCAGGCCGAGACCGTCGCGCGCTATTCGCAGGCCCATGTCGGATCACTGTCCGCCTACATCCAGCACATGATCCCGGAGAGCTTTGTCGGCGCATTCGCGGCTGGCGACGTGCTCCAGGTGCTCGTGCTCGCGCTTCTGTGTGGTATCGGCCTGCTGCTGCTCGGCGAGAAGGCCGCGCCACTGCGGACGGGGCTGGAGCGGATCACCGAACTCGTGTTCAGCGTCGTCCATGTTGTCGTCGCGCTCGCACCGATCGGCGCGTTCGGCGCCATGGCCTTCACGGTCGCAAAATTTGGCGCCGCCACGCTCTATGCGCTGGCGCTGCTGGTCGGCACCGCCTGGGCGATGATGGCCTTCTTCATCTTCGTCATTCTCGGCACGATCTGCCGTCTCGCCGGCATCCGCCTGATGGACCTGCTGCGTCTGCTCCGCAACGAATTGCTCGTCGTGCTCGGTACCTCATCGTCGGAGACCGCGATCCCCGGCATGATGGAGAAGCTGCCGAAGGCGGGCGTCGGGCGCGCGGTCGCCGGTCTCGTCATTCCCTCCGGCTACTCCTTCAATCTCGACGGCGTCGCGCTGACGTTGCCGCTCTCGACGATGTTCGTCGCCCAGGTCTACGGCATCGAGCTGACGGCTGCGCAGCAATTGAGCCTGTTCGTGGTGATGCTGTTCACCAGCAAGGGCGCTGCCGGCGTCACAGGCGGCGCATTCGCTGCGCTGGCTGCGACCGTGATCGCCGCAGGATTGCCGGCTGAGGGCCTGGCGCTGCTGCTCGGCATCGACCGTTTCATGTCGCTGGCCCGCGCCATCACCAACACCATCGGCAACGCGGTCGCCGCCATCGTGGTCGCGAAATGGGACGGCGAATTCAACCGGGAGGACTGGGCCCGGTCCGCCGCTCAAATCCAGGACGTGAAGTAA
- a CDS encoding PdxA family protein, whose protein sequence is MATNTNELPVIALTPGDCTGIGPEQIARILSDDRLADAARLVVVGDARVLEMGMDHAGVELKIERIASPKAANWSRGTVQLVDLGNTDPAKFPVGRASAESGRLTGETLSRAIDFSKAGEVDAITFAPLNKRAMFDGGWKFPDEHKMFASLLGHKTYFSEMNVLDGQWMSRVTGHQSLREALDGINPASITDSIELVDRMMRKAGVARPRIAVAALNPHAGEGGLFGRDEIEMIRPTVEAAAKTGIACTGPYPADTVYVRAFAGEFDSVVAMYHDQGQIATKLRGFNRGVTVTAGLETVFTTPSHGTAFDIVGTGVAKTGALESAVRLAAQLVSMKVKEAAHAH, encoded by the coding sequence ATGGCTACCAACACCAATGAACTGCCCGTCATCGCGCTGACCCCCGGCGACTGCACCGGCATCGGCCCCGAACAGATCGCGCGCATCCTCTCGGACGACCGGCTCGCGGATGCAGCCCGCCTCGTTGTGGTCGGCGATGCCCGCGTGCTCGAAATGGGCATGGACCATGCCGGCGTGGAATTGAAGATCGAACGGATTGCCTCCCCCAAGGCGGCCAACTGGAGCCGCGGCACGGTGCAGCTCGTCGATCTCGGCAACACCGATCCCGCCAAATTCCCGGTCGGAAGGGCCAGCGCCGAATCGGGCCGCCTGACCGGCGAGACGCTGTCGCGCGCGATCGATTTCTCCAAGGCGGGCGAGGTCGACGCAATCACCTTCGCGCCGCTCAACAAGCGCGCGATGTTCGACGGCGGCTGGAAGTTTCCCGACGAGCACAAGATGTTCGCGAGCCTGCTCGGCCACAAGACCTATTTCTCCGAGATGAACGTGCTCGACGGCCAGTGGATGTCGCGCGTCACGGGGCACCAGTCGCTGCGCGAGGCGCTCGACGGCATCAACCCGGCGAGCATCACCGATTCCATCGAGCTGGTTGACCGCATGATGCGCAAGGCCGGCGTCGCCCGCCCGCGGATCGCGGTCGCCGCGCTCAATCCGCATGCCGGCGAGGGCGGCCTGTTCGGCCGCGATGAGATCGAGATGATCCGCCCCACCGTCGAAGCCGCTGCGAAGACGGGGATTGCCTGTACCGGGCCTTATCCCGCCGACACCGTTTACGTGCGCGCCTTTGCGGGCGAGTTCGACAGCGTGGTCGCGATGTATCACGACCAGGGCCAGATCGCGACCAAGCTACGCGGCTTCAACCGCGGCGTCACCGTCACCGCGGGCCTCGAGACCGTGTTCACGACGCCCTCTCACGGCACCGCGTTCGACATCGTCGGCACGGGCGTCGCCAAGACCGGTGCGCTCGAAAGCGCGGTCCGGCTCGCGGCACAACTGGTATCGATGAAGGTCAAGGAGGCCGCCCATGCGCACTGA
- a CDS encoding MmgE/PrpD family protein, which translates to MRTDRRTLLQAAAALPLATAGTSVAFAQAPAASPAAVPSKEVTRALARYLVTATYDDLPANVRKEGVRTLLNWVGVAIGGSHHETVDIAVSALGPFSGPQQASLFGRRERFDIMNAAFINGVSSHIFDYDDTHLKTIIHPAGPVASAILALAEMQPVSGKEFLNALVLGVETECRIGNSVYPNHYDVGWHITGTAGVFGSAAAVGKLLKLNEQQMTWALGLAASQPVGLRESFGSMNKSFNPGRAASSGIFAAILASKNFTSSDAMIEAKRGWANTISTKQDYNEILGDLGKRYEAALNTYKPFACGIVMHPAIDAAVQLRNESKVTADQIERIDLKVHPLVLELTGKKTPSRGLEGKFSIYHAVAVAIVEGAGGEKQFSDRAVTDPTVVALRGKVVPVITPGIKPEQVDLTIVLKDGRKLNRYIEHAIGSAEKPMTDKQLETKCSDLADGIIPAAMIRHVIDACWNVENLPNAAEIAKMSVAS; encoded by the coding sequence ATGCGCACTGATCGCAGGACATTGCTTCAGGCAGCCGCCGCGCTGCCGCTCGCCACCGCGGGCACCAGCGTGGCCTTTGCGCAGGCGCCGGCGGCTAGTCCCGCTGCGGTCCCATCCAAGGAAGTGACACGCGCGCTGGCACGCTATCTCGTGACCGCGACTTACGACGATCTTCCGGCAAATGTGCGCAAGGAGGGCGTCCGTACACTTCTGAACTGGGTCGGCGTCGCCATCGGCGGCTCGCATCACGAGACGGTCGACATCGCGGTCTCCGCGCTCGGCCCGTTCTCGGGACCGCAGCAGGCTTCACTGTTCGGACGGCGCGAGCGGTTCGACATCATGAACGCGGCCTTCATCAACGGCGTGTCGAGCCACATCTTCGACTACGATGACACGCATCTGAAGACGATCATCCATCCGGCCGGACCCGTCGCCTCGGCCATCCTCGCGCTGGCGGAGATGCAGCCGGTCTCGGGCAAGGAATTTCTGAACGCGCTGGTGCTCGGGGTCGAGACCGAGTGTCGGATCGGCAACTCGGTCTATCCGAACCACTATGATGTTGGCTGGCACATCACCGGCACGGCCGGCGTGTTCGGCTCGGCCGCAGCCGTCGGCAAGCTCTTGAAGCTGAACGAGCAGCAGATGACGTGGGCGCTCGGCCTGGCCGCCTCGCAACCGGTGGGCCTGCGTGAATCCTTCGGCTCGATGAACAAGAGCTTCAATCCGGGCCGCGCCGCCTCCAGCGGCATCTTCGCGGCGATCCTGGCCTCGAAGAATTTTACGTCGTCCGACGCGATGATCGAGGCCAAGCGCGGCTGGGCTAATACCATCAGCACCAAGCAGGACTACAACGAGATCCTGGGCGACCTCGGCAAGCGTTACGAAGCCGCGCTCAATACCTACAAGCCGTTCGCCTGCGGCATCGTCATGCATCCGGCGATCGATGCGGCGGTCCAGCTCCGTAACGAGAGCAAGGTGACCGCGGACCAGATCGAGCGGATCGACCTCAAGGTCCACCCGCTGGTTTTAGAGCTGACCGGCAAGAAAACGCCAAGCCGGGGCCTCGAAGGAAAGTTCAGCATCTACCATGCGGTCGCGGTGGCGATCGTCGAGGGCGCCGGCGGTGAGAAGCAATTCAGCGACCGCGCCGTGACCGATCCGACGGTCGTTGCGCTCCGCGGCAAGGTCGTTCCTGTGATCACGCCGGGTATCAAGCCGGAGCAGGTCGATCTCACCATCGTGCTCAAGGACGGCCGCAAGCTGAACCGGTACATCGAGCACGCGATCGGCAGCGCCGAAAAGCCCATGACCGACAAGCAACTCGAGACAAAGTGTTCGGACCTTGCCGACGGCATCATTCCCGCCGCGATGATCCGGCACGTGATTGACGCCTGCTGGAACGTCGAGAACCTGCCGAACGCGGCGGAGATCGCAAAGATGTCGGTCGCGTCCTGA
- a CDS encoding MmgE/PrpD family protein has product MPSRRRFLQSAGSVAALAATRGRVALAAGPGVTERLARYMVAARDQELPEQVLRECRHRILDTFGAMISGSRMKPGEMALKYVRTLGGDTQASVIGSDVRTTAVNAALANAMCAHADETDDFEPVTKAHPGCSVVPAALAFGEREHRSGQAFIRAVALGYDLTCRLLMALGPDLVRGSHRSAEGTSSTFGALGAAASLARLDEKGMRYAISYSSQQVSGLWSWVKDHDHIEKAFDFAGMGARNGVMAVDMVKAGLTGVDDVLDGTHNLFIALSTDPKPEEMVKDLGKRFYVTETAIKTFSVGYPIQSPLDATLSLRKQYSLTPDNVRSILVKLPTDAMGIVGESAMPDVNCQHLVAVALVKGAVSFNDSHDVALMHDPIILAQRAKVTLAGDKGLMDPAAPRGAVVEVTLTDGRKVEHFTKYPPGTKENPLSTEAVAAKTRDLIAPVLGTDRAEKLIDQIGNLERLDDVGKLRPLLTA; this is encoded by the coding sequence ATGCCGTCACGCCGTCGTTTCCTGCAATCCGCCGGCTCGGTTGCCGCTCTCGCCGCCACTCGCGGCCGTGTGGCTCTCGCAGCGGGGCCCGGCGTGACCGAGCGCCTTGCCCGCTACATGGTCGCCGCGCGCGATCAGGAGTTACCGGAGCAGGTGCTGCGCGAGTGCAGGCACCGCATTCTCGATACGTTCGGCGCGATGATCTCGGGCTCGCGGATGAAGCCGGGTGAGATGGCGTTGAAGTATGTCCGCACGCTTGGCGGCGATACGCAGGCGTCCGTCATCGGCTCCGATGTCCGGACCACGGCGGTCAACGCGGCGTTGGCGAACGCGATGTGTGCGCATGCCGACGAGACCGATGATTTCGAGCCCGTCACCAAGGCGCATCCGGGATGTTCGGTGGTGCCGGCCGCACTCGCCTTCGGCGAGCGCGAGCATCGCAGCGGGCAGGCGTTCATTCGCGCGGTCGCGCTCGGTTATGACCTGACCTGCCGCCTGCTGATGGCGCTGGGTCCCGATCTCGTCCGTGGCTCGCATCGTAGCGCCGAGGGAACATCCTCGACCTTCGGCGCGCTCGGCGCTGCCGCATCACTGGCCCGGCTTGATGAAAAAGGGATGCGCTATGCCATCTCCTATTCGTCGCAGCAGGTCTCCGGCCTGTGGAGCTGGGTCAAGGATCATGACCACATCGAGAAGGCCTTCGATTTCGCCGGCATGGGCGCCCGTAACGGCGTCATGGCCGTCGACATGGTGAAGGCCGGCCTGACCGGCGTCGACGACGTGCTCGACGGCACGCACAATCTCTTCATCGCGTTGTCGACCGATCCGAAGCCGGAGGAGATGGTGAAGGATCTCGGCAAGCGGTTCTATGTCACGGAGACGGCAATCAAGACCTTCTCGGTCGGCTATCCCATCCAGTCGCCGCTGGATGCGACACTATCGTTGCGCAAGCAATACAGCCTCACGCCAGATAACGTTCGTAGCATCCTGGTCAAGCTGCCGACCGATGCGATGGGAATTGTGGGCGAGAGCGCGATGCCGGACGTCAATTGCCAGCACCTCGTGGCTGTTGCGCTGGTCAAGGGCGCCGTGTCGTTCAACGACAGTCACGACGTCGCGCTGATGCATGACCCGATAATTCTGGCGCAGCGCGCCAAGGTGACGCTCGCCGGCGACAAGGGGCTGATGGACCCGGCCGCACCGCGCGGCGCCGTCGTCGAAGTGACACTGACCGATGGCAGGAAGGTCGAGCACTTCACGAAGTATCCGCCCGGCACCAAGGAGAATCCGCTGAGTACGGAGGCAGTGGCGGCCAAGACGCGGGATCTGATTGCACCTGTATTGGGCACTGACAGGGCCGAGAAGCTGATCGATCAGATCGGCAATCTCGAACGGCTTGACGACGTCGGCAAGTTGAGGCCATTGCTGACGGCGTGA
- a CDS encoding tripartite tricarboxylate transporter substrate binding protein, with protein sequence MRGVMRRTVLAACAAVLFSGFASAQDYPSRPVKIVVPFPAGGSNDIIARIVAQKLTERNGQTFLVENRSGAGGNIGAEAVASAEPDGYTLLLTAPPPLTINGSLYKKLPFDPAKAFAPVALIASVPIVLVVNPSVPAKNVGELIALAKAKPGTLNFGSSGIGSTNHLAGELLKSMAGIDIVHVPYRGAAPAMNDLLAGQIPFMFDNMPAVLPQVQGKAINAIAVAGARRAEALSDVPVLAETIPGFEASSWFGLVAPAKTPQPALAKLSGELESILKMPDVKKRLAELGAEPGTVFGEAFGRFMTDETAKWGKIIKASGAIVD encoded by the coding sequence ATGCGCGGGGTTATGCGACGCACCGTTCTGGCCGCCTGCGCGGCCGTTCTGTTCTCCGGCTTTGCGAGTGCGCAGGACTACCCCTCCCGACCCGTCAAGATCGTCGTGCCGTTCCCGGCCGGCGGCTCCAACGACATCATCGCCCGCATCGTCGCGCAGAAGCTGACTGAGCGGAACGGCCAGACCTTCCTGGTGGAGAACCGTAGCGGCGCCGGCGGCAATATCGGTGCCGAGGCGGTCGCGAGCGCCGAGCCCGACGGCTACACCTTGCTGCTGACCGCACCGCCCCCGCTCACCATCAACGGCTCCCTCTACAAGAAGCTGCCGTTCGATCCCGCAAAGGCCTTTGCGCCGGTGGCGCTGATCGCCTCCGTGCCGATCGTCCTGGTCGTCAATCCCTCAGTGCCGGCCAAGAACGTCGGCGAACTGATTGCGCTTGCCAAGGCCAAGCCGGGGACGCTGAATTTCGGCTCGTCCGGCATCGGCTCGACCAATCATCTGGCCGGCGAGCTGCTCAAGAGCATGGCCGGCATCGATATCGTCCATGTGCCTTATCGTGGCGCGGCACCGGCGATGAACGATCTGCTCGCGGGCCAGATCCCCTTCATGTTCGACAACATGCCGGCGGTGCTGCCGCAGGTGCAGGGCAAGGCCATCAACGCGATCGCCGTCGCGGGCGCAAGACGCGCAGAGGCTTTGTCCGACGTGCCCGTTCTCGCGGAGACCATCCCGGGCTTCGAGGCCTCCTCCTGGTTCGGACTGGTGGCGCCGGCCAAGACGCCTCAGCCCGCGCTTGCCAAGCTGAGCGGTGAGCTCGAATCCATCCTGAAGATGCCTGACGTCAAGAAGCGGCTTGCGGAGCTCGGGGCCGAGCCCGGCACGGTGTTCGGGGAAGCATTCGGTCGGTTCATGACGGACGAAACCGCGAAGTGGGGCAAGATCATCAAGGCCTCCGGCGCCATCGTCGATTAA
- a CDS encoding SDR family oxidoreductase has translation MDLNLGDKVAVVTGGSIGIGRAIAAELAREQAHVVIVARDAERLAASARAMSRDTGRRVIACAGDMTTPDDIARAMDTAREAFGRVDILVNNAGASPMGRIADTPDATWAKSIELKLLGYMRCARNVLPGMRDRRWGRVINIIGRSGHQPRAAYMAGGAVNAALLNFTLALAEECAPDNVLVTGVNPGPVQTDRWDSLISQGAAISGQDQGATNATAIASVPLGRVGQPHEVSGLVAFLCSDRASFITGTCINVDGGGTRCI, from the coding sequence ATGGATCTGAATCTGGGCGACAAGGTTGCCGTCGTCACCGGCGGCAGCATCGGCATCGGCCGCGCAATCGCCGCCGAGCTTGCGCGCGAGCAGGCGCATGTCGTAATCGTCGCGCGCGACGCCGAACGGCTTGCGGCGTCGGCGCGGGCCATGTCGCGGGATACGGGACGGCGCGTGATCGCCTGTGCCGGCGACATGACCACGCCCGACGACATCGCGCGCGCGATGGATACGGCGCGCGAGGCTTTCGGCCGCGTCGATATCCTCGTCAACAATGCCGGCGCCTCGCCAATGGGTCGGATCGCGGACACGCCGGATGCGACGTGGGCCAAGTCGATCGAGCTGAAGCTGCTCGGCTACATGCGCTGCGCCCGCAATGTCCTGCCGGGCATGCGTGACCGGCGCTGGGGCCGGGTCATCAACATCATCGGCCGCAGCGGGCACCAGCCGCGTGCGGCCTATATGGCCGGCGGCGCGGTCAATGCGGCGCTGCTGAACTTCACGCTGGCGCTGGCCGAGGAATGCGCGCCGGACAATGTGCTGGTCACGGGCGTCAATCCCGGACCGGTGCAGACCGATCGCTGGGACAGCCTGATCTCGCAGGGCGCGGCGATCTCGGGTCAGGATCAGGGCGCGACCAATGCCACCGCGATCGCCTCGGTTCCGCTCGGGCGGGTCGGGCAGCCGCACGAGGTATCCGGCCTCGTCGCGTTCCTCTGTTCAGACCGCGCATCCTTCATTACTGGTACCTGCATCAATGTCGATGGCGGTGGGACGAGGTGCATCTGA
- a CDS encoding alpha/beta fold hydrolase, whose translation MASELRKIGVSEDCELAVRIDDYLLPWDTKPPVVMLHGLAESGEAFRRWVPYFATHHLVVRPDLRGYGDSTPMQGTYAYRFAGLGDDVIRMLDALKLDRVFLIGGKIGGTLAMHLTAKHPDRVIAVAAVGAPASLTSFNERAPTWRKQIREQGVEAWVRETTAGRLGSSLPPEALDWWIKLMSKTKASTLEAFLQMVPTVDVTGELPSIKRPALVITTTGSGLGDVASVKAWQETIPGAKLEVLPGDSYHVAATDPDVCAQKVRAFFDRIAT comes from the coding sequence ATGGCTAGCGAACTGCGGAAGATCGGTGTCAGCGAGGATTGCGAGCTTGCGGTTCGCATCGACGATTATCTGCTGCCATGGGACACCAAGCCGCCGGTCGTGATGCTGCACGGGCTCGCCGAGAGCGGTGAGGCGTTCCGGCGCTGGGTGCCTTACTTCGCCACGCATCATCTGGTGGTGCGCCCCGATCTCCGAGGCTACGGCGATTCGACGCCGATGCAGGGCACCTATGCTTATCGTTTCGCCGGACTTGGCGACGACGTCATCCGAATGCTCGACGCGCTGAAGCTCGACCGCGTGTTCCTGATCGGTGGCAAGATCGGCGGGACGCTGGCGATGCATCTGACGGCGAAACATCCGGATCGTGTGATCGCGGTCGCCGCGGTCGGTGCGCCGGCGTCGCTGACCTCGTTCAACGAGCGGGCGCCGACCTGGCGCAAGCAGATCCGCGAGCAGGGCGTCGAGGCCTGGGTGCGCGAGACCACGGCCGGCCGGCTCGGCTCGTCGCTGCCGCCGGAAGCGCTCGACTGGTGGATCAAGCTGATGTCAAAAACAAAGGCCTCGACGCTGGAGGCGTTCCTCCAGATGGTGCCGACGGTCGATGTCACCGGCGAGCTTCCTTCGATCAAGCGTCCGGCGCTGGTGATCACCACGACCGGCTCGGGGCTCGGTGACGTTGCCTCCGTGAAGGCGTGGCAGGAGACGATCCCGGGCGCGAAGCTCGAAGTGCTGCCCGGCGATTCCTATCACGTCGCCGCCACCGACCCGGACGTCTGCGCGCAGAAGGTTCGTGCGTTCTTCGATCGCATCGCGACCTGA